The region ATCGGTAACGCGCCCCTGCCTTTGCAGGCGCCCAATGATTTCCATGGTGACCCCGCAGTGCACGGTCATGAAGTCCACCCCATCGGCGGCCTGCTTTTCAATCACGGCAAAAAGGTCGTCGGCCGTCATCTTCACAATACTACCCCGTTTTTCCCTGGCTTCCACTGCCGCCTGGTAAATGGGCACGGTACCCACCGGTACGGAACTCCTGGCAATAATCGCCCGGCGGCAGCCGTCCAGGTCTCCTCCGGTAGAAAGGTCCATCACCGCATCGGCCCCGGCCTTTAAGGCGGTTTCCAGTTTGACTAATTCGTCCTCGATACTGGCAAAAGCGGTGGATGTGCCCAGGTTGGCATTGATTTTGGTCCGCAATCCCTCTCCGATGCCACAGGGATCCAGGCCGACGTGGTTTTTATTGGCCGGAATAACCACCGTACCGGCAGCTACTTTCCTTAAAATTTCTTCCACCGGCACTCTTTCTCTGTCAGCTACCCGGCGCATGGCCGCCGTTACTTCCCCTGCCCGGGCTGCTAAAAGTTGAGTCATGGCAAATACCTCCTTGCTTTTTCGATCCGGGAACGCAGTTCGCGGGCAGCGCCGGATACATCTTCTGCCGCCACCACTGCCGTGATCACTGCCACCCCGTCAGCCCCGGCAGCAATCACCTCTTCTACGTTGTATGCCTTGATGCCCCCAATGGCCACTTTGGGTATGCTTACCACCGACGCCACCTGCCGCACCAGGTCTACACCCACCGGGGCCTGGACATCATCCTTGGTATGGGTTTCAAAGACGGGACCTACACCGATATAGTCGGCGCCCTGCCGCTGGGCCTCCAGGGCCTGCTCCACACTGTGGGTGGAGATGCCGATAATTTTGCCGGGGCCGAGAATGCGCCGGGCCATGCCGATGGGCAGATCATCCTGGCCTAAATGCACACCGTCAGCCTCCACTGCCAGGGCTACATCTACCCGGTCGTTGACAATAAAGGTTACCCCCTTCTCCCGGGTCAGGCGGCGCAGTTGGTGTCCGGCGTCAATCAGCTGGCGGGCCGTAAAGGCCTTTTCCCGCAACTGCAAAACCGTTGCTCCCCCGGCAATGGCTGCCCGGGCCACTTCCACCACCGGCCGGCCCCGGCTGAACTTATCCCCCGTAATTACGTAGAGGCTGTAATCAACTCTGCAGCCTCCCGGTTTACAAGAAGGAGCTTCACCCGCGTCCAGCTGCACCAGGCGGCTCACCATTTCCCTTTCCACCAGATAAGCGGCATAGCGGATCTCCTTAAAGGGAGCGGTTACCGGCAAAAGACGGGCATACTCCTCCAGCACCCGGGCAGCTTCCTGCACCCGTTTAAAGTTAGCCATAACCAGTTGTAGAAGATTGGTTATTTCCTCTCCCGTGGCCGGGGGAGCAGGGGCGGCCACGTCACCCTCCACATCCCGGGACTGCACCAGAACCGTCCCCCGCCCGGGAAAACTTTCCTGCAATATACCCAGGCGGTGCCGTATATCCCTTATGCGCATGGTCATCCCGGCATCGTCAAGAACAAAACGGGCCACTTCTTCCACCACCCGCAGCCCTTCCCGGGCGCGGTTAAAATTGGCATCCAGGACCCGGTAAAGATCTCCCATGGAACCACCCCCATAAAAAATACCCATCCACCTGATAAGGAGATGGGTATAGTACGCTGCCGGCCACCCATTTCCCTACGCTGGTATGATCCAGATCAGGTTCAAAGGGTAAAGCGAAAAAACGCTTTTCTCAGCCCGGCACCGCGTCACGCAAACAAGAGAACCATGGCTCGTCATGCCAGCTTAAAACCAGCTGTGACTTACCAGTACCGGGCACCCCCATGGGTATAAAACCTTTTCACTTGTATATTTGTATATTGTATAACTGTTCGTCAACAAAAAAATTTTTCCTGCTTTAAATTTTAAATTACGTAACTTTCACCCCAAAAACAGTTCTGTCTTCGATTCCAGGTCAAATCCTGGATCAATGCCTTAACCTTTTCAATGTCAAAGGGTTTGGCCATGCAGCATAGGGCTCCGTTTTTCAGGGCCTGCTCCCTGGTCTGTTCGGAAATGTAGGCGGTCATGATGATAACAATGGTATCCGGGGCAATCCTTCTAATGCGCTTCAGGGCTTCCAGGCCGTCCATTAAAGGCATCCTCACATCCATAAAAATGATCTGCGGGTGAATCTGGCGCACCTTCTCAATGGCCACCAGCCCGTTCTCCGCGGTATGCACCCGGTGACCGAATTCCCTGACAAGTATCTCCAGCAGGTAACGCACCCCGGGTTGGTCATCAACTATTAAAACATCAAGAGTCTCCCTTCTCACACATTGCACCTCCGACATATTGTGACATGAATTTACATCGAAGTTTAATCTTTCCGTTTCTGTTGACTTACATGTTCGACACCAATTCACTTAATCCTGCCAGGTTATCCGTAAATTCCATTGAAAAATATTTAATTTCACCGATATAATTTAATATTTTAATAATTCTGTCAACTATCTCAAAAAACCCGACTTTAGTGATATAGTTCATCATTTCTTCATCAATTTTCTCTCATTTCGTAACCAAGCATATTTTCATTATTTTACTTCTTTTAGGCAGCACATTAACTGCTAATATAATTTCAAGACCTGTGAACCAGCCGCCCATCAATATACGTTTTAATCACCCGGGTGCGGGGATCAAAGGGATGGCCGTTTAACACGATCATATCGGCATCCTTACCCGGCTCCAGGCTACCCAACCGGTTTTCCAGGCCCAGTATCCTGGCCGCATCCAGGGTAATGGCCCGCAGGGCCCTTTCCTCCGGCAGCCCGCCCCGGACGGCCAGGGCGGCGGACAGGGCCAGATACTGAATGGGGACCACCGGGTGATCGGTCATGATGGCAAAAGTAACACCCGCCTCGGCCAGGGCCCGGGGAGTTTGCAGGGAAATCCC is a window of Desulfofundulus luciae DNA encoding:
- a CDS encoding thiamine phosphate synthase, translated to MGIFYGGGSMGDLYRVLDANFNRAREGLRVVEEVARFVLDDAGMTMRIRDIRHRLGILQESFPGRGTVLVQSRDVEGDVAAPAPPATGEEITNLLQLVMANFKRVQEAARVLEEYARLLPVTAPFKEIRYAAYLVEREMVSRLVQLDAGEAPSCKPGGCRVDYSLYVITGDKFSRGRPVVEVARAAIAGGATVLQLREKAFTARQLIDAGHQLRRLTREKGVTFIVNDRVDVALAVEADGVHLGQDDLPIGMARRILGPGKIIGISTHSVEQALEAQRQGADYIGVGPVFETHTKDDVQAPVGVDLVRQVASVVSIPKVAIGGIKAYNVEEVIAAGADGVAVITAVVAAEDVSGAARELRSRIEKARRYLP
- a CDS encoding response regulator is translated as MRRETLDVLIVDDQPGVRYLLEILVREFGHRVHTAENGLVAIEKVRQIHPQIIFMDVRMPLMDGLEALKRIRRIAPDTIVIIMTAYISEQTREQALKNGALCCMAKPFDIEKVKALIQDLTWNRRQNCFWGESYVI